The Streptomyces sp. NBC_00659 genomic interval CGGCGGCCGTGAGGCCGCGACGACGGGGGCCAGCGCCACGCCGACGGCCGACACGAGCAGTCCCCGCATCGCACCGCGCCGGGTCAGCGCCAGCCCGCCGGCCACACGTTCCGTCCGGCGGCCGCGCGCCGGGGCACCCGGCACCCGGCCGCCCCGCCCGCGCCTCGGTACTCTGCCCGGCATCCAGCTGGCGAACATGCTTCTCTCCTCGGCGAATCGATGCTGTTTCGGTCCGTATCACGTAACGATTCCGGGAACGTCATCAGATCAAGATTCCCCTGACGGACTCATTAGTCGTCCGATAGGGAGATCTCAGCTCGTCCAGAAATCCCACCAGCGGGTGAGGATCAGCATTCCGATGACGCCGATGTGCAGCGCCGGAACGACCCAGGTGAACTCCGCGAGAAATACCTTCAGCCATTCCGGGGCGGGCAGAAATGCGTTCCGCACATTGAAGGATGTGACGTACCAGAACATGATGATCGTGGCGGCCCACGCCAGACAGCACCACAGACACAGTGCGTTGATCCGGTAGAACGACTGGAACTGGAGCCAGCTGCAGAATCCGACTCCGAACAACATGCCCGCGTTGAAGGTCAGCCAGTACCACCGCGGGAATCCCGCACCGGTCAGCAGACTCACACCGACACAGATCACCACGCTGTACGCCACCAGGCCCAGCATCGGGTTAGGGAACCCGAAGGCCGACGCCTGCTCGCTCTTCATGACGCTGCCGCACGAGACCACCGGGTTCAGGCTGCACCCCGGAACGAAGTTCGGGTTCTCCAGCAGCTTGAACTTGTCGATCGTGATGACCCACGCGGCGAGAAGACCGGCCGCCCCGGTGATCACCAGCAGCACGGCCAGGGCACGGCCACTGCCGACGGTGTGGCCGCGCGGACCGTTGCCGCCGCTCGTCCCCGATCCCGCGGCGGCCGCCATCAGCCGCGCAGCCTGCGCGCGGGCAGCAACACGTGGGACGCGCTGAGCAGAGTCTCCTCGTCGCCCGCGAAGGCCGTCAGGTCCTCGGGCGCGACGGGCTTGCCGGGCTGGGCCACGGGCCAGGCACGGGTGGCGAACAGGAAGTAGGCGTAGCCGCGTTCCCCGACCGCCTCGAGCCACTCCGGCGGCGCCACGCACTGGGCATTGAGGTACGGCATGCCGACGACGGCCTGGCCGGCCTCGACGAGCAGGGTGAGCGGCAGGCCCGGCTGCCGGGATCCGTCGATGAGCTTGTCGCCCACGGGCAGTCCGTTGTCGATGAGCAGCTGCCGGATGGCCGCGGCGGAGCCCTCGGGACCCCCTTCGCCGTCTCCCAGCGAGTAGGCGAGGAGATAGGGCATGTCGCCGTCGGGGGCCTCGCCGCTGAATGCCATGACGGCGAGCGTGCCGAGATCGGCGCTCCGAAGTGAGCGCTTTTCGCTTGAGGTTGAGGTCACCGCGGAACCTTATCGATGCGCCCGTTCGGGTTCTGACCCGATATCACCCTCCCGGGGGATGTCAGGGAGCGTGACCACACGAACGAGGTACGCGGCTCGAACAGCGCGAAGGACCGATTCCGCGCCTGGGGAATCGGCCCTTCTCACCGCATCGGCCGCGCGATGTCAGTGATTGAGGCAGGCGTTGCCGAAAGCCGGGTTCAGCAGACCGACGACGTCGACCGTGTTGCCGCAGACATTGATCGGGGCGTGAATGGGAACCTGGACGACATTGCCCGACAGAACGCCCGGGGAATTGACCGCGGCACCCTCGGCCCCGGAGTCCGCGGCGGCACTCCCCGCGGCAGCACCCGCAGCCATTCCGGCGGTGGCGAAAATAAGAGCGGCCTTCTTGGCAGTGTTCATTGTGAGCCCTTTCATCGGAGATTTTCTCCAGAGCCTAGGGAAATGCCCGCGGGCATTGCGGAAAGACACGCACGCAAGGGATACGACTAACCCCGAGGGGGAAGCCCGCCGAGGAGCTGTGCGGGGGAGGCCGTCGTGTTCAGCGTCTTCGCCGCGCTGTTCACGCCGCTCAGCGCGGAGTCCTTGTTCTCGGTGTCGAGCGCGTTCGACTGGTGCTGGAGAGGAAGGGCGTCCTGCACGCTGAGCGAACGCTGGCTGGTGACGGTCTCCAGGGCGCCGTTGAGGCTGGAGGGCGCGAGGTCGGAGGCTCCGGCGGCGAACGCGGGCGCGGCGGCTCCGGCGACGACCAGGGACCCGGCGACCACTGCGGCGGCCTTGAGAGACTTCATCGTGTTCCTTTCTTCGGCGACGGATGTCACCGGAGGGAATTCCTCTGTGCGCTGCCTAACGAGCCCCGAACGCAACGGAAACTCCGCGTGCGGAGAATTCCTGTGCCCCGCCGGGAGCCCCTGCGCGTCACGCCGGACGGCACCGGCCCGTGCCGGGCTTTCGCGCGAACGGCCGGCGCCGGGCCCGCCGACGCGGACCGGCCGCCCTCCGTTTCGGGAGGACGGCCGGCCAGAAGGGTCCGCGACGGCGTCAGGCGTTGACGCAGGTGTTCCCGAACGTGGGGTTCAGCAGAGCGATGACGTTCACGGTGTTGCCGCAGACGTTGACCGGGACGTGAACGGGAACCTGCAGGACATTGCCCGACAGGACGCCCGGGGAGTGGGCGGCCGCGCCGTGCGCGCCGCTGTCGGCGGCGGCGATGCCGGCGGTGCCGGCCACGGCGGCGGCGGCAACGGAGGTCAGGGCCAGGCCCTTCGCGATACGCGACATGGAGAAGTGCTCCTTGGAAATCGACACGACATCCGGGCGGAATGCCCGGCTCTGGTGCAACGCGTGAGGCTCACGCGGGTTGTGCCTCCAAAGGGGTGATGTCTCAAGCGACCGGGCTCACGATTCCGACACACATCACAGCTTTCGATGACAAAGGAGGACACCGGCTAGAGTCGGGCTCTCCGAGGACGGCTGGAAGCAGGCGCCCAGGGGCGCCGGGGGCTCGCGGGGAGCCGACGCGCACACGCCTGATTCATCGGATTCTCGGATTTCCGTCCGTCCGCTCGTCCGCCAGTCCAGAACCTTTCCCCGAAAGGGCACCGCCGGTCATGCGTACTTCCCCGGGCCTGCTGCCGCGCCGTGCGATCGTGGGCGGCTCCGCCCTCACCGCCTGGGCGCCCGGCGGCCCCGCGTCCGCGGAGCCGCCCGCCGACAGACCGCCCGCCGCGCGGGCACGGACGCTCCCGTTCCCCCAGCGGTACCGCGCCCTCCAGCACCACGGAATCGCACGGGCCGCCAACTCCTCCATCAGCTGCCGGAGTTCGGCCGGGACACTCGGCTCCGGCGAGGAGCGCGTGGTCCGGCCGGACCGGAGCGAACTCCCCGGACACGTACGGGGCCGGGTGGGCCCGGTCGCGTACAACGGCGACCGCGGACGCGGGGGCGACTCGCTGTCCGTCTCGACGGGCCGCGGTACGCCGACGGCGCTGGGCGACCTGGCCAACCCCCGGGACGACGTGCTGAATTCCACGATCAGCGGGTCCGGCCCCGGTGCCCCGAGGCGGGTGCCCTCGTACGCGAACACCCTCGGTTACGACTCGGACGTCCTCGAACTCGGCGAGGGGATCCGCGGCGGGGGTGACCAGTTGGCCTTCCGGATCGTTTCGCAGCGGGACGCGGCCTGGATCGGAGCACTGTTCGCCGCCGTCGACGCGAAGCAGTGACGCGCGCCCCGGTGCGCCGCCCGTGAGCAAGGAACCGCGCATGCATCTGCCAACAGACCCTCCGCCGCGGGTCCTTCATGTCACACAGCCGGTCGACGGCGGTGTCGCACGCGTGGTCACCGACCTCGTCCGCGCCCAGATCGCCGCCGGAACCCGGGTGACCGTCGCCTGCCCGGACGGCAACGGCTTCGGCCGGGAGCTGCGGGCGCTCGGCGCGGACGTACGGCCCTGGCACGCGACGCGGGCGCCGGGGCCGCAGCTCGCTCAGGAGGTACGGCGACTCGGCCGGGTTCTGGCGCGGGTGCGGCCGGACGTGGTGCACGCGCACAGCGCGAAGGCGGGGCTCGCGGCCCGGCTCGCGCTGCGTGGACGGGTACCGACGGTGTTCCAGCCGCACGCCTGGTCGTTCGAGGCCGTCGACGGTGCCGCCGCGGCGCTCGCGCTGCGCTGGGAGCGGTGGGGGACGCGCTGGGCGTCCCGGGTGGTGTGCGTCAGCGAGGCGGAGCGCGCGACCGGCGTACGAGCCGGAGTGCGCGCCCCCTGGAGGGTGATCCCCAACGGCGTCGACCCCGGGCGGTTCCACCCCGCCGACGCGGACGCCGTACGAGCCGGGATGCCGCTGCTCGCGGGGGTCGATCCGGCCGCTCCCCTGGTGGTGTGCGTGGGACGGCTGTGCCGGCAGAAGGGGCAGGACATCCTCCTCGACGCGTGGCCCTCGGTGCTGCGGCGAGTGCCCGCGGCGCGGCTCGTGCTCGTCGGGGACGGACCGGACTCGGCGCGGCTGCGCGCCGTGGCACCGCGTGACGTGCTGTTCGCCGGGGCCGCCGCCGACGCGGTGCCCTGGTACCAGGCCGCCGATCTGGTGGTGCTGCCGTCCCGCTGGGAAGGCATGGCGCTGGCCCCGCTGGAGGCCATGGCCTGCGGGCGTCCGGTCGTCATGACGGACGTGGACGGCGCCCGCGAGAGCCTGCCGCCGGGGCACGAAGCCCGCTGTCTGGTGGCCGCGCCGGAACCGGCGCCGCTGGCGGAGGCGATCGGCGCGCTGCTGGCCGATCCCCCGCTGCGCGCCTCGCTCGGCCACCAGGGGCGCCGCCACGTACTGACCACGCACGACGTGCGCCTCACGGCCGACGCGGTCGCGGGGGTGTACCGCGAACTGCTGGCCGGCCGAGAGCCGCAGCACGCCGGAAGGGTCATGTGCGCGGACCACACCGAGTGCAGGGAGTCCATCCACTCGTGACTGCGGAAAGCACCGTTCCCACCCCCGGCGGACAGCCCCGGGAGTACGGATTCTCACCCGTCTCGGTCATGTCGTCGCGCGAGAGCGACGGCGGTTTCAGGTTCCCGGCCGGACAGCGGAACAGGGTCCGGCGCGTCTCCTGGCTGCCACTGGCCGCCGTGGACGCCGTCGCGGCGCTGGCTGCCGGACAGTCGCTCACGGAGATCCAGCGGCACCCGCTGTCCGTCGTCGCGCTGCTGCTGGTCGTGGTCCTGCTGAACGCCCGGGCTTCCCTGTACCGGCCGACGCCGCTGCCCGCCCTGCTCGACGAACTGCCCGCCGTCTGCGCGCGGATCGCGGTCACCTGGTGCGCCCTGGCCGCCGTCTTCGCCGCGTTCGCCCCGGACGAGGCGCTGACGGCCCGGACGCTGGCCCTGGGATGCGCCGCGCAGTCGGTGATCAGCTGCGCCGGCCGTGGCACCGTGCACTGGCGGCGTCGCCGGGCCCTCGCTCAGCACCCCGGCGCCGCCCTGGTGATCGGTCCCGCCGGGACCGCGCAGCGGGTGGCCGCGGCCTTCCTGCGCCACCCGAACTGCGGGGTACGGCCGGTCGGCGTCGTCGCCGACCGGCCGACCGGCCCCGACGGACTGCCGGTACTCACCACCGGCGAGGAGGTGCAGCGGGCGCTCATCCAGAACGGGGTGCGGGCCGTGCTGGTGGTGGAGCCGCCGGTCAGGCGCGGGCCGATGCTGCGGGCGCTGGCCCTCGCGGGCTGCGAGCTGTGGGAGGTCGACCCGGACTCCCCGTCGTACGACCGCGCGGGCCGGCACACACTGGCCGGCTTCGCCTGCCGCCCCCTGTCGATCGGCGCCCGGCGCGCCGCGTTCGGGAAGCGGTTCCTCGATGTCGCCGTCTCCGGCGCGCTGCTGCTGCTGGTCAGTCCGCTGCTGCTGGTGTTCGCGGCCGTCCTGCGGCTGACCGACGGGCCCGGTGTGGTGTTCCGGCAGGAGCGCATCGGCAAGGACGGACGGCCGTTCACGCTGCTGAAGTTCCGCACCCACCGCCCGGTCGACGCGCACGAGGCCGCGACCCGCTGGAGTGTGGCGGGCGAGCAGGAGATGAGCCGCTTCTGCGCGTTCCTCAGACGCACCTCGCTCGATGAACTGCTCCAGCTCCTGAACGTCCTGTGGGGCGACATGAGCCTGGTCGGACCGCGACCCGAACGGCCCTACTTCGTGGCCAAGTTCAGCCAGACCTACCCCGGCTACGCGGCCCGGCACCGGATGCAGACCGGCATCACCGGACTCGCCCAGGTGCACGGGCTGCGCGGGGACACCTCGATCGAGGACCGGTGCCGGTTCGACAACGCGTACATCGACAACTGGTCGATGTGGCAGGACATCTGCATCCTGCTGCGCACGGCCGCGGCGCTCGTGCGCCCGACGGGGAGCTGAGCCGGTGAGCCAGGCCCTGCCCGTCACCCCCCTGGACAGCGTGACCGCCGCCCTGCGGCGCGTGCTGCCGGTCCTGCCCGTCGTCGCGGTGATCGCGCTGCTCGGGCTGCCGATCGCGCCGCGCGACGAGGGCGGCGCGAACATCGCGGACGCCATGTCCGGTCTCGTGGTGCTCTGCTGCGCGCTCCGTCTCGTACGGACCCGCCGACGCCCCCTGTCCGCGACCGCCGCCCTGGTTCTCGGTCTCCCCGTGGTCGGCATCTCGGTCGCGGCGGCCGGGGCGGCGGACCCGGGCGCGGGGATCACCGGGCTCACCCGCTATCTCCAGGTCTTCGTGCTGGTGCCGGCCGCGGTCCTGCTGCTCGTCCGCGACCGGCGCGACCTCAGGCTGCTGGCCTGGTCGTTCGTGGCGCTGGCGCTGTGGCAGGGGGCTATCGGGGTACGGCAGTACGTCACCGGGACCGGCGCCTCGTACCAGGGCGAGAACGTCCGGGCGGTCGGCACCTTCGGGCCGACCGACGTGATGGGCATGGCGACGGTGGTCGCGTTCGGGCTGGTGTGCGCGGTGGCACTGGCCCTGGGAGCCGGTGAGGCACGGCAGCGCTCCGTCGCCGTGCTGTGCGCGCTGGCCCTGCTGCCGCCGCTCGCGCTGTCGTTCAGCCGGGGCGCGTGGATCGCCACGGCCGTGGCCTGCGGCGCGCAGCTCGTGCTGGCGGGGCTGCGGCGCGCGGTGAAGGCGGTCGCCGCGCTGGCCGCGGCCGGGATGATCCTGGTGGGCGGGCTGGGCCTCGGCAGCGCGATGCTCCAGGAGCGCGTCACCAGCATCACGCAGGTCACCGACGCGCCGGACCAGTCGGTGACCGACCGGTACACGATGTGGGCGGCGGCCACCGACATGTGGCGCGAACACCCGCTGACGGGCGTCGGGCTGAAGGGCTTCCCCGAGTACCGGGACGGTCACGCCTCGCTCGCGCTCTCCTCGGGCAGCGACATCGCGGGCGCGGGAACCGCCTTTCACAAGCAGGCGCTGCTCTCGCCGCACAACATGTATCTCCTCGTGCTCGGCGAGCAGGGTCTCGTCGGACTGCTCGCGCTGGTGGGCAGCTGGCTGGCGCTGCTGGTGTGCGCGCTGCGCGGACTCGTCCGCCTACGCCGCACGACACGGCAGGCCCCGGGCCCCGGCCTCGCGGCGGCGGGCCGTACCCCGCACGGAACGGACTGCGCGCTCGTTGCGTGCGGGCTGCTCGTCTGGCAGCTCGTCGACTTCGTGTACGCGGACATCGGCGGCCCCTCCACGGTCCTGACGGCCGTCGTCTTCGGCGTCATCGGCTGGTGGGCCCTGATGGATCCGTCGGCCACGCCCGGCTTCGGGGCGGCGGCCCCAGCCGCCGCCGTACGGGAAGAGGCCGCGGCGCGATGACGGTGACGCCGCCCAGGGCGGGGGAAGGCCCGGACACCACCCCGGACTTCGGGACGGGCAGGGCGACGGACACAGGCGCGCGGACCGGTCCGGGAGCGGGCACGGGGACCGGCACGGGGGCGGGGCCAGGTTCGGGCGCGCGCACCGGTCCGGGAGACGGCACGGGGACCGGTGCGAGGGGCGGTATGGGTGTCGGGGGCGTGGGGATGAGCACGGAAACGGAAACGGGGGCGGGGGCGGGGACGGGCGTCAGCTCGGGAACGGGCATCGGTTCGGGGGCGGTTGCCGCCGCGGGAACCGGCGCCGAGCCGGCCCTGTCGTTGCCACCCGCCCGGGAACCCGGCTCTCCCGGCGGTCCGCCGCCCGCGTCCGTCGCCGTGAAGACACCCGGTTCCCGGAAGGGCCGGAAGAAGGCGGATCGGCCCGAAGCCGCCTCCGACCGGTTCCTCGCCAAGGCCGCGTTCGTCACC includes:
- a CDS encoding vitamin K epoxide reductase family protein, with product MAAAAGSGTSGGNGPRGHTVGSGRALAVLLVITGAAGLLAAWVITIDKFKLLENPNFVPGCSLNPVVSCGSVMKSEQASAFGFPNPMLGLVAYSVVICVGVSLLTGAGFPRWYWLTFNAGMLFGVGFCSWLQFQSFYRINALCLWCCLAWAATIIMFWYVTSFNVRNAFLPAPEWLKVFLAEFTWVVPALHIGVIGMLILTRWWDFWTS
- a CDS encoding DUF5949 family protein, with the translated sequence MTSTSSEKRSLRSADLGTLAVMAFSGEAPDGDMPYLLAYSLGDGEGGPEGSAAAIRQLLIDNGLPVGDKLIDGSRQPGLPLTLLVEAGQAVVGMPYLNAQCVAPPEWLEAVGERGYAYFLFATRAWPVAQPGKPVAPEDLTAFAGDEETLLSASHVLLPARRLRG
- a CDS encoding chaplin; this translates as MNTAKKAALIFATAGMAAGAAAGSAAADSGAEGAAVNSPGVLSGNVVQVPIHAPINVCGNTVDVVGLLNPAFGNACLNH
- the chpG gene encoding chaplin ChpG, giving the protein MSRIAKGLALTSVAAAAVAGTAGIAAADSGAHGAAAHSPGVLSGNVLQVPVHVPVNVCGNTVNVIALLNPTFGNTCVNA
- a CDS encoding glycosyltransferase family 4 protein, yielding MHLPTDPPPRVLHVTQPVDGGVARVVTDLVRAQIAAGTRVTVACPDGNGFGRELRALGADVRPWHATRAPGPQLAQEVRRLGRVLARVRPDVVHAHSAKAGLAARLALRGRVPTVFQPHAWSFEAVDGAAAALALRWERWGTRWASRVVCVSEAERATGVRAGVRAPWRVIPNGVDPGRFHPADADAVRAGMPLLAGVDPAAPLVVCVGRLCRQKGQDILLDAWPSVLRRVPAARLVLVGDGPDSARLRAVAPRDVLFAGAAADAVPWYQAADLVVLPSRWEGMALAPLEAMACGRPVVMTDVDGARESLPPGHEARCLVAAPEPAPLAEAIGALLADPPLRASLGHQGRRHVLTTHDVRLTADAVAGVYRELLAGREPQHAGRVMCADHTECRESIHS
- a CDS encoding exopolysaccharide biosynthesis polyprenyl glycosylphosphotransferase, encoding MTAESTVPTPGGQPREYGFSPVSVMSSRESDGGFRFPAGQRNRVRRVSWLPLAAVDAVAALAAGQSLTEIQRHPLSVVALLLVVVLLNARASLYRPTPLPALLDELPAVCARIAVTWCALAAVFAAFAPDEALTARTLALGCAAQSVISCAGRGTVHWRRRRALAQHPGAALVIGPAGTAQRVAAAFLRHPNCGVRPVGVVADRPTGPDGLPVLTTGEEVQRALIQNGVRAVLVVEPPVRRGPMLRALALAGCELWEVDPDSPSYDRAGRHTLAGFACRPLSIGARRAAFGKRFLDVAVSGALLLLVSPLLLVFAAVLRLTDGPGVVFRQERIGKDGRPFTLLKFRTHRPVDAHEAATRWSVAGEQEMSRFCAFLRRTSLDELLQLLNVLWGDMSLVGPRPERPYFVAKFSQTYPGYAARHRMQTGITGLAQVHGLRGDTSIEDRCRFDNAYIDNWSMWQDICILLRTAAALVRPTGS
- a CDS encoding O-antigen ligase family protein; the protein is MSQALPVTPLDSVTAALRRVLPVLPVVAVIALLGLPIAPRDEGGANIADAMSGLVVLCCALRLVRTRRRPLSATAALVLGLPVVGISVAAAGAADPGAGITGLTRYLQVFVLVPAAVLLLVRDRRDLRLLAWSFVALALWQGAIGVRQYVTGTGASYQGENVRAVGTFGPTDVMGMATVVAFGLVCAVALALGAGEARQRSVAVLCALALLPPLALSFSRGAWIATAVACGAQLVLAGLRRAVKAVAALAAAGMILVGGLGLGSAMLQERVTSITQVTDAPDQSVTDRYTMWAAATDMWREHPLTGVGLKGFPEYRDGHASLALSSGSDIAGAGTAFHKQALLSPHNMYLLVLGEQGLVGLLALVGSWLALLVCALRGLVRLRRTTRQAPGPGLAAAGRTPHGTDCALVACGLLVWQLVDFVYADIGGPSTVLTAVVFGVIGWWALMDPSATPGFGAAAPAAAVREEAAAR